A genome region from Baekduia alba includes the following:
- the nudC gene encoding NAD(+) diphosphatase, with the protein MLDGDDGELRDAIFLGVGDEGAPVFAIERDAVELTGLRELAVSLPAQQLGVIAYASAMANWARATRFCGTCGLATEPREGGHVRACGNGHQHHPRTDPVVIMLVTDGDRALLGRQAGWPAGRYSALAGFVEPGERLEDAVAREVEEESGLAVRDVRYIASQPWPFPVSLMLGFHATYAGGEIHRADEELEDVSWFTRAEIAAAVPGDMLWIDGAASDRLMLPPPTAIARLLIDHWVEQG; encoded by the coding sequence GTGCTCGACGGCGACGACGGCGAGCTGCGCGACGCGATCTTCCTCGGCGTCGGCGACGAGGGCGCGCCGGTCTTCGCGATCGAGCGCGACGCGGTCGAGCTGACGGGCCTGCGCGAGCTGGCCGTGTCGCTGCCGGCGCAGCAGCTGGGCGTGATCGCCTACGCGAGCGCGATGGCCAACTGGGCCCGCGCGACGCGCTTCTGCGGGACCTGCGGGCTGGCGACCGAGCCGCGCGAGGGCGGCCACGTCCGGGCCTGCGGCAACGGCCACCAGCACCATCCGCGCACCGATCCGGTCGTGATCATGCTCGTGACCGACGGCGACCGCGCGCTGCTCGGCCGCCAGGCCGGATGGCCGGCCGGGCGCTACAGCGCGCTGGCCGGGTTCGTGGAGCCGGGCGAGCGCCTGGAGGACGCGGTCGCGCGTGAGGTCGAGGAGGAGTCCGGCCTCGCCGTGCGCGACGTCCGCTACATCGCCTCCCAGCCCTGGCCGTTCCCGGTCTCGCTGATGCTCGGCTTCCACGCGACCTACGCCGGCGGCGAGATCCACCGCGCCGACGAGGAGCTCGAGGACGTCAGCTGGTTCACCCGCGCCGAGATCGCGGCCGCCGTCCCCGGCGACATGCTCTGGATCGACGGCGCGGCCTCCGACCGCCTGATGCTGCCACCACCGACCGCGATCGCCCGGCTGCTGATCGATCACTGGGTCGAGCAGGGCTGA
- the clpX gene encoding ATP-dependent Clp protease ATP-binding subunit ClpX encodes MARPTDSNEQLLCSFCGKSQRQVKKLIAGPGVYICDECIDLCNEIIDEELTAPPSFDLENLPKPREIYSVLDEYVVGQEEAKRTLSVAVYNHYKRVQMMQSADADIELQKSNILLLGPTGCGKTLLAQTLARILNVPFAIADATALTEAGYVGEDVENILLKLIQAADYDVKKAETGIIYIDEVDKIARKADNPSITRDVSGEGVQQALLKILEGTTASVPPQGGRKHPHQEFLSIDTTNILFICGGAFANLDQVIERRIGHKGIGFGAEITRKADEDKGEVFQKCLPEDLVNYGLIPEFIGRLPVMSAVHQLSREDLITILTEPRNALVKQFQRFFQFDGIELVFSEDALGSVASLALERETGARGLRSIIEETLLDVQFELPSRRDVKKCVVTKETIEKGITPTLVTEAVEDDTPQAESA; translated from the coding sequence ATGGCGCGTCCCACCGACTCCAACGAGCAGCTCCTGTGCAGCTTCTGCGGGAAGTCGCAGCGGCAGGTCAAGAAGCTGATCGCCGGACCCGGCGTCTACATCTGCGACGAGTGCATCGATCTCTGCAACGAGATCATCGATGAGGAGCTGACCGCTCCGCCCTCGTTCGACCTCGAGAACCTCCCGAAGCCGCGGGAGATCTACTCGGTCCTCGACGAGTACGTCGTCGGGCAGGAAGAGGCCAAGCGCACGCTGTCGGTGGCGGTCTACAACCACTACAAGCGCGTGCAGATGATGCAGTCGGCCGACGCCGACATCGAGCTGCAGAAGTCCAACATCCTGCTGCTCGGGCCGACGGGCTGCGGCAAGACGCTGCTGGCCCAGACGCTGGCGCGGATCCTGAACGTCCCGTTCGCGATCGCCGACGCCACGGCGTTGACCGAGGCCGGCTACGTCGGCGAGGACGTCGAGAACATCCTCCTGAAGCTGATCCAGGCGGCGGACTACGACGTCAAGAAGGCCGAGACCGGGATCATCTACATCGACGAGGTCGACAAGATCGCCCGCAAGGCCGACAACCCGTCGATCACGCGCGACGTGAGCGGCGAGGGCGTCCAGCAGGCGCTGTTGAAGATCCTCGAGGGCACGACCGCCTCGGTCCCGCCACAGGGTGGACGCAAGCACCCGCACCAGGAGTTCCTGTCGATCGACACGACGAACATCCTGTTCATCTGCGGCGGCGCGTTCGCCAACCTCGACCAGGTCATCGAGCGCCGGATCGGCCACAAGGGCATCGGCTTCGGCGCCGAGATCACGCGCAAGGCCGACGAGGACAAGGGCGAGGTCTTCCAGAAGTGCCTGCCCGAGGACCTGGTCAACTACGGGCTGATCCCCGAGTTCATCGGGCGCCTGCCGGTCATGAGCGCGGTGCACCAGCTCTCGCGCGAGGACCTGATCACGATCCTCACCGAGCCGCGCAACGCGCTCGTCAAGCAGTTCCAGCGCTTCTTCCAGTTCGACGGCATCGAGCTGGTGTTCTCCGAGGACGCCCTCGGCTCGGTGGCCTCGCTCGCGCTCGAGCGCGAGACCGGCGCCCGCGGCCTGCGGTCGATCATCGAGGAGACGCTGCTCGACGTGCAGTTCGAGCTGCCGTCGCGTCGCGACGTCAAGAAGTGCGTCGTGACCAAGGAGACGATCGAGAAGGGCATCACGCCGACGCTCGTCACCGAGGCCGTCGAGGACGACACGCCGCAGGCCGAGTCGGCGTAG
- the clpP gene encoding ATP-dependent Clp endopeptidase proteolytic subunit ClpP: MSPLVPMVVEQTSRGERAFDIYSRLLNERIVFLGTPVDDQIANLIVAQLLHLESEDPDKDISLYINSPGGSVYAGLAIYDTMQFIKPDVQTICVGIAMSMGALLLAGGAEGKRMALPNAKILIHQVSSGFQGQATDIEIHAKEIIDIRQRLDHIIAQHTKQEYDKVRTDTERDYFMSSEEAVKYGIIDRVISEH; the protein is encoded by the coding sequence ATGAGTCCACTGGTTCCGATGGTCGTCGAGCAGACCTCACGTGGTGAGCGTGCGTTCGACATCTACTCCCGCCTGCTCAACGAGCGCATCGTGTTCCTGGGCACGCCGGTGGACGACCAGATCGCCAACCTGATCGTGGCCCAGCTCCTGCACCTGGAGTCCGAGGATCCCGACAAGGACATCTCGCTGTACATCAACTCCCCTGGCGGGAGCGTGTACGCGGGTCTGGCGATCTACGACACGATGCAGTTCATCAAGCCCGACGTGCAGACGATCTGCGTGGGCATCGCGATGTCGATGGGCGCGCTGCTGCTGGCCGGCGGCGCCGAGGGCAAGCGCATGGCGCTGCCCAACGCGAAGATCCTGATCCACCAGGTCTCCTCCGGCTTCCAGGGCCAGGCGACGGACATCGAGATCCACGCCAAGGAGATCATCGACATCCGGCAGCGCTTGGACCACATCATCGCCCAGCACACCAAGCAGGAGTACGACAAGGTCCGTACCGACACGGAGCGTGACTACTTCATGAGCTCCGAAGAAGCGGTCAAGTACGGCATCATCGACCGGGTCATCTCCGAGCATTAG